The Erigeron canadensis isolate Cc75 chromosome 1, C_canadensis_v1, whole genome shotgun sequence genome segment GGTTATAGAACTATTCTGAACCAAAAAACAGTAACAGTTTATGTGATTTCACGCTCGTATTCTTTACCAAAAGAATTTTTATCACTTTAAAACTTTAATCATGTGTCCCATGATGCAAGAGTTTTTAGCTAATCATGCTGATCTAACACTTGAGAGTGTACTTCAGCACCCGTCCTCAAGAAATCTATATCATGCGCCTGCTTTCACTTCTTCTGGGTTGGTTTTCAAAATGACTTCCACTATCAAAATTCGGTTGTGTACCTGCAGATGAATTGTATGAAGAGTTCTTTATGACCGTGCTAAAATTTTGAACTAAGTAGGCTTGAGCTATTTCTGTCATTCCTCATCGGTTAATTAAAACTGGTCCTGATTGGCACCACAACACGAAGGGAAGTTAAGGACTATCAGAAGTAACTAAGCTCAACTCACGTCAGAGCACTAAGTCAAGTCTGAAGTAACTTCGCTTCACCAACTCAACAAAACGACAAACTCCAAAGCTGAGGTCGTCCAACGGTGTCGCCCAAGCGACAAAGGCAAGGACCCAAAGCGTCGCAACCGTCGGCATGAGCTTAAGAACATCAAAATTACTAAGTTGCTATTTGACTCAACAATTATTTATAAGGTGCTTTAATTAACATAACAAGTtcaacattaattaatttagttatCATAAAAACACAGTAACTTTATAAAATTGGTgtgattttaatttgatttaaggATGTTTGTTGTATGCTTATGCCACTCTACATTTCTTGGTGGGCGTTGGTGATTGTGgataaaagttaattttcaaaaagaggaaaaaaaaaaaaagttagagaGTCACCACCATCCATAGCCATGATGACTGAGTGTTGTATTAAAAAACGTTTTTACGATACATATAAAGTGAACAGGATTGTGTcttgttttatgtatttttatggtcctcaaaagaaaagtgaaaaaaacagCTTATAACTTATGTAATCTTTGAGTTAAATCGGTCTTAATGgattaaactttttataaacaaacttttatatttgTGTCTTGGATACCCTTCTATTATTATTCTATTAAATTGAGTTCCTAACATCATCTCCAATGTCAATGGGCTTCCCAGGATGAAGTTTCTTCTGCATTGGGATTTGACGCCCTCCAGTTGGACCACTGGGTGAAAGGTTCGTTTTGAAGATCTTCAAGTTATGCGAGTAGCATTAaaagtattttctttttgtcttttatattTTAGTGGCAAACTTaagtatcattaatttgtaACTAATTATCTTCCGCtttcattttattcctttttcAGTATATACAGGGCTTGACATGACAGCACATCGTGGCTccctttcaagatgaacaatgTGGCTAAGCATGTATCTGGCGCAGTTGCATGCTACATTTAAGAATTTAGTTCCATGAGACTGAATAAGGACCTGAAACGAATTCAACTCATTTTACTTAATATAGGGCAACATAGCAAATAGAAAATTATTAATCCTTTTAATATATCCTTTTAAAAGATCTTCTTACAATATGATCGTGACACAGGGTATGATCAAATGATGAGATTAAGACCGAGAACTAGTGAATTACATTTGGTATGAAAGGAAAATACTAAGggatcaaatattaaaaaaataaaataaaatttactaCAGTCATTCTTAGGGGATTTGTAACTGAGATGTAGGAGATTTGTGTCTGATGAAGAGGTAATATGTAGAGCCTATTTGTGAGTGAGATTTTTCTCAAAGAATCCAATTGTTAGTCTCTTTTCTCATAAGTAATAATATTTATAGggactaatttaaatattaatgtatttgtATTGTTGTAGGTTATTTGTGAGAAAGAtggatatattattattgtggagtaaaatatatttatatataaaataaatgaaaagttgATGTGGATGCTGAATATCCTGTTTGTGGAAAGAATAGCCTAAACAATTTGCAAATTATGGCcattttatgtaatttatttataaatatgaaatatatatatcaaaaatagaaaatttaaacatCAAGCATTTGTAGTCCAACGGTTAAGATCATTGTCTACCAATCAATAGACCCGGGTTCGACTCCCGGCAAAcgcaattgtttttatttaaaagaatctATCTAATTTTGGACTcatatatgtaatttatttattaataaatatgtcgtatatatacgaaaaatagaaatttttaaACATCAAGCGTTTGTAGTCATTGTCTACCAAGCAATAGACCCGGCTTCGACTCCCGGCAAACgcatttgtttttgtttaacacatttatcaatttttacacCTTGCCTGTGAACGATTtaacaaaaggaaaaaacaatgttcagagaaagaaaaaacaaacaaaaatatcttTAGAAATCTCACAAAATGACTCTTCTCCTCTCACTaaaaccaccatcaccaccaccacaaccatcTGTCCTTCCGCCACTAACCACCACCATTCTACTCCCTCCCACACTCAAACCGCCCAAACCCCACCACCAAACCCGCTTCTCATCTtccttcaacaacaaaaactcACCTGAAACAGACTGCCCTGTACCACTTGACCAACAACCCATAAACGAGTACCAATCTTTATCAACTTCCTCACCATTTTCATGGGCCTCAGGTGACTTTGTTGAGTATTGTTCTCGGTTAGTTGCAACCGGGTTTGGGTTTGCTCTGTTTGTGGGTCTGCCGGTTTCTTGGTATGGGTCGGTTGGTGTTGGGTGGGACCCGGTGCAAAGGGTGTTGGGTGCTGTTTGTAGTGGGTTGCTTGTGATGACGGTTGCTGTTGTTAGGATGTATTTGGGTTGGGCTTATGTTGGTAATAGGTTGCTCAGTGCCACTGTTGAATGTATGTATTCTATTTCTATCTTTTTACTTACTTTTATTCTTTAGGGTTTAGTTaaattagcttctttttttttggctttattgtcttatatgatgaaaaaaataagtttaaagAGAAACTAATAAGCTCATTTTTATCGGCCAGTAAGCCAAAAGAATAAGGTACTCAAAACGCCTCATGATTGCATTTCAACTTTTTGATTATGCAATCTTGATGGGTATCACATAGAATCACGTTTAGTTAATGATATGGGTACAAATACTTTTGATCACATATAGAGTTGACAGGGTATTTAGATGATGTGCATCTTAAAAGTTGTTATGTTGTATTGAATGATTAGGATTAGACAATTACTTATAGAGATACAGACTTGAAAGAAGGTAGTGTTGCAAGTTGTGATGATGAAAGTAGTAGGTGTTTGAGTGAGTGGTAAGTTTTGattatgtaattattaatatgtatataacatGCTATTTTCATGATAAGAAAATGAGGGACATTTTGTGAGATGGGAGTGGACTCTCTTAAGTTAGGTTAAAAGAAGCGTGAAACTGGTAACTATACTATATTTTATCGTTTGTTAATTATCAGTTTTGTTGTTTAATATGAGTTATCTAAAAATCCGACAATCCTCCACcatttaaatttgaatggtGTGACTCGTATAGGACAATAAATGTCAAACTATTTCAAATCTCCACTTTGACCTTGGTTTAGGTAATCTACGAGATTTGTCATAGCACTGAAACGGTGAAATGGAGGAATGCTTTCCCCATATTGATCTTTGAGTATAATCCTATACAATCGCGGTAATAGAGATGTAGAATATAAGGGAGGAGAGTACGCCCCTCTCCAACTCCCCCACCCCCTCTCTCTTAATTTTTCATCACTCCCTACACTCACTGACTCACCTATTACAAGGAATGCCACTCACCCTCACTCATCACTCCCTCAcccttttgttttttcttttttatatagaaaagttagagagagaagaagagacaaaagaagaagattttagGGGAGTGGGCTCACCCACTCACTCCTTCATCAACGTTCCCCAAAGGGAGGGGGTGGTGCCCAACGAAGTAGCACTCGATAGCGGATTCGTTCCCCGGGGCTTACCCTCCTCCCTAAGGACAAAGGGAAGGGAGTGCTTGcttttatatttagtatttgaAGTTAAGAAAGGATGATAGTTGTTCGTTGACGGGGAAAGTAGGAAAGTGAGAACACATAGATAGTATGTCTCTAAATTAATGCATGGGACAACAACTTAAAGAAGCAATACATAATGTCTCTATTAGCTTAGGCCGTCTTGCCACAAATTCTGTTAGGGCTAGAGTGAGAAGAAAAAGTTACTTTAAGCCAAGTTTTGAGAAAGAATGGTGAATTCTAGTTGTAGTTCTTGAAGTAGCTTCACTTAAACTTATATTGAAAAGCTTAAAATTAAGTTGAAGCTGTTACTTATCCCTGCGCAACTTTAGGAAATTTGATGAAACAGCCGAAAATGCTCAGATCTAAGAAAGTTTGCAGATGCTCAGATCTAAGATTTTAGAATTTAGAATTTACTCACTATGTTCTATATTTTTTGAACTACAAGGAGATCTATCATAGATACCAGCACAATATATAATTGGAaggaaaaattaaatacaagttTGAAGTTTTTGTGTCATGGTCTGCTCAATGAGTCAATTCCTTTGATGCTAACATGTTTATGCCATATTCAATTTATCCCTAATCCAGTTTTTTGCTAATGAAGTTATATTgttaacttttcactatatatatatatatatatatatatataggggaaagataatttgagaccaactaaaaaaagtccaaaaaaggaccattgattttcgtaacttacacaccaccatcatcatctactacgatatacaagacttttttgtaaaaacactaagactttccggcgacgggcccaccagatcatcatgtgtaagttaacttacacattacacatgattttctggtgggcccgtcgccggaaagtcttggtgtttttacaaaaaagtcttgtatatcgtagtagatgatgatggtgtacaaaaatcaatggtcctagttggtcctaaaataagaggtggtctcaaaatatctcaaccctatatatatataatattttgaaattaaaaactGTAATATAAACGGAACCACAACGTCATAAGAAGAGACAGTTGTGCGATAGATTCAAAGCAACAATCACTGATATATCTGCATAAAGTAATTGTACATGTAAGGGAGTGTTCTTTTGAGGATAAAACTCATTAGTTGATTTGGATCTATTAGAAAAGAATGATGCTATGTTATCCACTTATCCAATATATTGATGTATTTGGATTTATTGTGTATGTACAGATGAAGAGACCGGATGGTATGATGGGCAGGTAAGTTCTATATAGATCATTGCCTTTGGTATTGATTTAAATAGCTTATAGAGATATATTTGTGACccgaagaaaaaagaaaacccatGAGGTTACttctttgttgcatacatggttACAAAAgaagatatacatatacaccctttttttgttaatattggCTCCCTATTTAATTACCGTTTTTTGAAGGTTATGTATGGTAACAGATTTGGGTGAAGACTGCTGAGGTGCTTGCACGGGATCGACTTTTAGGATCATTTACTGTAAGTGATACATCCTTTATCATTTTCAGTCTTTCAGAGGTGGCAGCTTTGACTTGTTTACTTGTGAATTAGTCCGCTTGGTTGGGTTTTATGTTAAACAACTGAAGTggatgaaatttttaaaaatagctagAAGGGAAACGGGTCCAATGGGTCAAACAGATTATACATCCATAGTATATTGTACTGCATGTTAAATCTGAAATATAAAGACTTTATTGCGGTGACAACTGACAAGTGGGTGAGTAACAACTAGATTAAGATTGGTGCATTACACAGAGTTGCATAAAGTTCAAAGTAAGAAAATACTTTTGCTCGCGATTCTACTGGAACTAAGGACCTGAATGGAATTTCAGAGCTCCCACGCCGTCTGTTTTATTTCATTTGATCATATCATTAGAATTGGTCATCATTGTCTCCATTTATCCCTTCACATGAATTTTACCTTTTGAACTTCACCCATCCATTTCTCTGCCCTTTTAACGATTTTATAATTCTACAATTTCCATATACATCAATATTAGAGATGGTATTATCTCTGATGCACATGAAAATAACTcccaaataattttttgtttgacCTATTAGTCACAGACAATCCCTTACCGTATCACCATTTGACCCATTAAGTATCAAACAAAAATCATGTCAAAGTCTTAGGGAACCCTTTGAATGTAGACCTAGAAGTGAAAACGTGTCGCACAAGTtcggtaatgggtcaaaacgggCAATTTTTCTGGTTCAGGTCAGGCCAAgttagtttgacacacaaacagTTTTACGCCTATTATGTTCTACTTCCAGAATTAATTAATGTGTTAAATATGATTAGGGAAACTTTAAAATTATGGTCTTAagtttttttacaaaaatcatCTGAGCACAGTTGTGCATTTGGAATACACTTTGACCAAACTTCTGACTCATTCACCCTTTCCATGTTAGTTAAAATGTTTgctttttacccatttgaccaaCTTGGGAGCCTGGATTGACcattttacttataaatggataatgggttgaaattgccacctaTGTAGAACCATATGTTCATGAAATGTGATCCATATGCAGCCAATGGGAGTTGGTCCATGCGGAAGTTCAACCATTAGAATATCAAACTTCAAAACTGTTGCATGAAGTTTGACTTTCATTCTTTTGGGATCCAGGTGAAACCAGTGCTAAACAGATTAAAGAACACATTGGTGACTCTAGCAATATCTTTGTTCATTTCCATTGCTCTTCTTATCAACACGGAAACCACCCAAAAGGATGCCTACATCCCATCTGGCAGAGAACCTGGTGGCAGATCAGTAGCAGGTGTCTATAACGATGAGTCTGCAAGATCATTTGAACCAGAAGCATTTTGTGGCGGATCTGGCCCCTCCATGGATGATTAGATGAAGGCGTTACGATGTGCATACGTATACAAGCAATAACATATGTGATTTATCTATGTATAGGCACCCTTTTGTAcagatttatttatattactagTTGTCTATTAGTATGatgttaataattattaaatgcattatgttttcattttcattatcattttcattttcttttactatTGACAAACAAACATAGCATCCTTTTCTGTAGATGTTCATTCTACGTTAACAAAGGTATATATGACATTGATATCTTACCTAATAtcatttttaagtatttaactaaagtattcataaaatatatcttactttgatttttaagtatttaactaAAGTATTCATAAAATATATCTTACTTtgttgaaataaataaatgaatttaaaaaGTCAACAATGGTTACCTTATAACAGACATTTAAAATTGTGGTAATTTAAAGAGTTGTTAGGCACCTGGC includes the following:
- the LOC122610399 gene encoding uncharacterized protein ycf36 isoform X2 gives rise to the protein MTLLLSLKPPSPPPQPSVLPPLTTTILLPPTLKPPKPHHQTRFSSSFNNKNSPETDCPVPLDQQPINEYQSLSTSSPFSWASGDFVEYCSRLVATGFGFALFVGLPVSWYGSVGVGWDPVQRVLGAVCSGLLVMTVAVVRMYLGWAYVGNRLLSATVEYEETGWYDGQIWVKTAEVLARDRLLGSFTPMGVGPCGSSTIRISNFKTVA
- the LOC122610399 gene encoding uncharacterized protein ycf36 isoform X1, with product MTLLLSLKPPSPPPQPSVLPPLTTTILLPPTLKPPKPHHQTRFSSSFNNKNSPETDCPVPLDQQPINEYQSLSTSSPFSWASGDFVEYCSRLVATGFGFALFVGLPVSWYGSVGVGWDPVQRVLGAVCSGLLVMTVAVVRMYLGWAYVGNRLLSATVEYEETGWYDGQIWVKTAEVLARDRLLGSFTVKPVLNRLKNTLVTLAISLFISIALLINTETTQKDAYIPSGREPGGRSVAGVYNDESARSFEPEAFCGGSGPSMDD